A window of Macadamia integrifolia cultivar HAES 741 unplaced genomic scaffold, SCU_Mint_v3 scaffold337, whole genome shotgun sequence contains these coding sequences:
- the LOC122068054 gene encoding homeobox-leucine zipper protein HAT4-like, whose protein sequence is MMVEKEDLGLSLSLSTTDSRNPLQLNLMPSSVSSLSPSPFILHKNSWTEAFTSSDRNLEIYRGETRSFLKGIDVNRLPSTGDCEEEAGVSSPNSTISSVSGKRSERDINGEENEMERACSRGMSDDEDGDTSRKKLRLSKDQSAILEESFKEHNTLNPKQKLALAKQLNLRPRQVEVWFQNRRARTKLKQTEVDCEFLKRCCENLTEENRRLQKEVQELRALKLSPQFYMHMTPPTTLTMCPSCERVAVSSTSSASASAAAASAPPWTPLSTTRLLRSTIVPSPPTHGLPLPSTTDPSIPLLLDRN, encoded by the exons ATGATGGTTGAGAAGGAAGATCTAGGGTTGAGTTTGAGCTTGAGCACTACGGATAGTCGAAATCCGTTGCAGTTGAATCTCATGCCTTCTTCTGTTTCATCTTTGTCGCCTTCGCCGTTCATACTTCATAAGAACTCCTGGACTGAGGCGTTTACTTCTTCAG ATCGGAACTTAGAAATCTACAGAGGGGAAACAAGATCGTTCCTCAAAGGAATTGATGTGAACAGATTGCCATCAACCGGTGACTGCGAAGAAGAAGCAGGTGTCTCCTCTCCTAATAGCACAATCTCGAGCGTGAGCGGAAAGCGAAGCGAGAGGGATataaatggagaagagaatgagatGGAGAGAGCATGTTCTCGTGGAATGAGTGACGATGAAGACGGAGACACATCTAGGAAGAAACTCAGACTTTCCAAGGATCAATCCGCTATTCTCGAAGAGAGCTTCAAAGAACACAACACTCTCAACCCC AAGCAAAAACTAGCTTTGGCGAAGCAATTGAACCTTCGACCTCGACAAGTGGAAGTTTGGTTCCAGAACAGGAGAGCGAG GACGAAGTTGAAGCAGACAGAGGTGGATTGTGAGTTCTTGAAGAGATGCTGTGAGAATCTAACGGAGGAGAACAGGAGGTTGCAGAAAGAAGTGCAGGAGCTGAGGGCGCTTAAACTTTCCCCTCAGTTCTACATGCACATGACCCCACCCACAACACTCACAATGTGTCCTTCATGTGAACGCGTTGCCGTCTCATCGACTTCCTCCGCCTCcgcctctgctgctgctgcatcGGCTCCGCCGTGGACGCCGCTCTCCACAACCCGATTACTCCGCTCTACCATCGTCCCATCCCCACCAACTCATGGTCTGCCTCTCCCATCCACCACTGACCCTTCGATTCCCCTGCTTCTCGATCGTAATTAA